The following coding sequences lie in one Numida meleagris isolate 19003 breed g44 Domestic line chromosome Z, NumMel1.0, whole genome shotgun sequence genomic window:
- the RGMB gene encoding RGM domain family member B: protein MPVGMEQGVTVQDFNSLSSVLCLGDCQLQAPCQIQKCTTDFVSLTSQLNSALDGFDLEFCKALRAYSACTYRNSKVCRGNLVYHSAVLGISDLMSQRNCSKDGPTSSTNPEVTHDPCNYSGHIKANKHQGGEKTIPTYLFCGLFGDPHLRTFKDHFQTCKVEGAWPLIDNNYLTVQVTNVPVVPGSSATATNKVTIIFKSYQHCTDQKVYQAVTDDLPAAFVDGTTGGGDGNTKSLQIVDKVSGKYVEMHARYIGTTVYIRQLGHYLTLAIRMPQELAMAYEESQDLQLCVNGCPSSERIDDSGHLPLPVRGQVLPQAGAARPRSPYTLETATTKCHEKMLVKDIYFYSCVFDLLTTGDANFTAAAHSALQDVEALHPRKERWHIFPSSGDGGVGKGSKSFVSLGLVCLILVAVL, encoded by the exons ATGCCTGTGGGTATGGAACAGGGTGTTACTGTGCAAGATTTTAAttctctgtcttctgttttgtgcCTAGGTGACTGCCAGCTGCAAGCACCTTGTCAAATCCAAAAGTGCACcactgattttgtttccttaacTTCACAACTAAACTCGGCTCTTGATGGCTTTGACTTGGAGTTCTGCAAGGCCCTGCGAGCATACTCTGCCTGCACCTATCGCAACTCCAAAGTATGCCGCGGAAACCTGGTCTACCATTCTGCCGTGCTGGGGATCAGCGACCTCATGAGCCAGAGGAACTGTTCCAAGGATGGCCCCACGTCCTCCACCAACCCAGAAGTGACCCACGATCCCTGCAATTACAGTGGCCACATAAAAGCCAACAAACAtcaaggaggggaaaaaactaTCCCTACTTACCTATTTTGTGGCTTGTTTGGTGATCCTCATCTGAGGACTTTTAAGGATCATTTCCAGACGTGCAAAGTGGAGGGTGCTTGGCCTCTCATAGACAACAACTACTTAACAGTGCAGGTGACGAATGTGCCTGTGGTCCCAGGATCCAGTGCTACTGCTACAAATAAG GTAACTATTATCTTTAAATCATACCAACACTGTACAGATCAGAAAGTATATCAAGCAGTGACAGATGACTTGCCTGCAGCTTTTGTTGATGGTACAACAGGTGGAGGTGATGGAAACACCAAAAGCTTGCAAATTGTGGATAAAGTCAGTGGCAAATACGTCGAAATGCATGCCAGATACATCGGGACAACAGTGTATATACGTCAGCTTGGGCACTACTTAACACTGGCCATTCGCATGCCTCAAGAGTTGGCCATGGCCTATGAGGAGAGTCAAGATCTGCAGCTGTGTGTGAATGGCTGCCCTTCCAGTGAGCGTATTGATGACAGTGGCCACTTGCCATTGCCTGTTAGAGGACAGGTGCTCCCTCAGGCAGGTGCTGCTCGTCCCCGGTCACCATACACACTGGAAACTGCCACCACCAAATGCCATGAGAAGATGCTGGTGAAGGACATCTATTTTTACTCATGTGTGTTTGACCTCCTCACCACTGGTGATGCTAACTTCACAGCTGCCGCCCACAGTGCCTTGCAGGATGTGGAGGCATTGCACCCCAGAAAAGAGCGCTGGCATATCTTTCCCAGTAGCGGAGATGGTGGTGTGGGCAAAGGTAGCAAATCCTTTGTCAGTCTTGGACTTGTGTGCTTGATCCTAGTTGCAGTTTTGTag